The following proteins are co-located in the Agromyces laixinhei genome:
- the tatA gene encoding twin-arginine translocase TatA/TatE family subunit gives MWQGFTGWHALIILVVILLLFGAPKLPALARSLGQSMKILKSEVRTDKTDPDAPGDETPKPDGPDSGKSA, from the coding sequence ATGTGGCAAGGCTTCACTGGTTGGCACGCGCTGATCATCCTCGTGGTCATCCTGTTGCTCTTCGGAGCTCCCAAGCTTCCCGCGCTCGCTCGCAGCCTCGGACAGTCGATGAAGATCCTCAAGTCCGAAGTTCGCACCGACAAGACCGATCCCGACGCGCCGGGCGATGAGACGCCCAAGCCCGACGGACCGGATTCCGGCAAGAGCGCCTGA
- a CDS encoding helix-turn-helix transcriptional regulator, with product MTAGRSKQLKAPDKLVFLLSFVPYLLEQRVVDVDEAAAHFGLSEDEIRHAVRLIATSGLPGETGTYQPNDLFDIDWDAFEEDDVIVIVHHVAIDDAPRLSAREASALIAGLQYLSASPENAGSASLAALMAKLTAGASAAPSRLAVAESVADASLARIREAVAGERQLEFDYRNALGVAGRRRADPLRILSQDADWYLQAYCHTREDVRNFRVDRMSDLVVSDAPVEDHSDRTVPDTLFQSSDSDLDVVVDVAPETLPLLADYLADSRTEQVDGRLRVTLRLAHVHGLKRLVAGLPGLITVVTPAEARAVVAEWAAAGLAGYAESPAPDAARRQPDVDDR from the coding sequence ATGACCGCCGGCAGATCGAAACAGCTGAAGGCGCCCGACAAACTCGTCTTCCTCCTCTCCTTCGTGCCGTACCTGCTCGAGCAGCGGGTGGTCGACGTCGATGAGGCAGCGGCCCACTTCGGGCTCTCCGAAGACGAGATCAGGCACGCCGTGCGACTCATCGCGACGTCGGGACTGCCCGGCGAGACCGGCACGTACCAGCCGAACGACCTCTTCGACATCGACTGGGACGCCTTCGAAGAAGACGATGTCATCGTCATCGTGCACCACGTCGCGATCGACGACGCTCCGCGGTTGTCGGCTCGCGAGGCGTCTGCACTCATCGCCGGCCTGCAGTACCTCTCGGCCTCACCCGAGAACGCCGGCAGCGCCTCGCTCGCGGCGCTCATGGCGAAGCTCACGGCCGGAGCATCCGCAGCGCCCAGCCGGCTGGCTGTGGCCGAATCCGTCGCGGATGCCTCGCTCGCACGCATTCGGGAGGCCGTCGCGGGCGAGCGCCAACTCGAGTTCGACTACCGCAACGCACTCGGTGTCGCCGGCCGTCGAAGGGCCGACCCGCTTCGCATCCTCTCGCAGGACGCCGACTGGTACTTGCAGGCGTACTGCCACACCCGCGAAGACGTGCGCAACTTCCGGGTCGACCGCATGAGCGATCTCGTCGTCTCCGACGCCCCGGTCGAGGACCATTCCGACCGCACGGTGCCCGACACGCTCTTCCAGAGTTCCGACTCCGACCTCGACGTGGTCGTCGACGTGGCGCCCGAGACGCTCCCGCTGTTGGCCGACTATCTCGCCGACTCCCGCACCGAACAGGTCGACGGGCGGCTGCGGGTCACGTTGCGTCTCGCGCACGTGCACGGACTCAAGCGTCTGGTCGCGGGTCTGCCGGGTCTCATCACGGTCGTCACCCCGGCCGAGGCGCGCGCCGTGGTCGCCGAATGGGCGGCAGCGGGTCTCGCCGGCTATGCCGAGTCCCCGGCCCCCGATGCCGCGCGGAGGCAGCCCGACGTCGACGACAGGTAG
- the tatC gene encoding twin-arginine translocase subunit TatC, with product MSLGQHLIELRKRLFISAIAIVVGTGLGWWLTDLFVWDAIQEPVQRVAEARANETSIIFPTISSGFDLYLQIAFTLGIVLSSPVWLYQIFAFLVPGLNKKERRFTFAFFVTAIPLFFAGCAAGWFVLPNIVKLMTGFVPEGSLSLLTAKEYIDFVLKLVVAIGIAFVVPVFIVLLNFAGVLSAAAIIKSWRVAILVIVLFTAIATPSADVVSMFMLAIPMIGLYFLAWFLAHLHDRRIERRNLREFGEPV from the coding sequence ATGTCGCTCGGTCAGCATCTGATCGAACTCCGCAAGCGCCTGTTCATCTCGGCGATCGCGATCGTCGTCGGCACCGGTCTCGGGTGGTGGCTGACCGACCTGTTCGTGTGGGATGCGATCCAGGAGCCTGTGCAGCGCGTCGCCGAGGCACGGGCCAACGAGACGTCGATCATCTTCCCGACGATCTCCAGTGGATTCGACCTGTACCTGCAGATCGCGTTCACCCTCGGCATCGTGCTCTCGAGCCCGGTCTGGCTCTACCAGATCTTCGCGTTCCTCGTTCCGGGTCTCAACAAGAAGGAGCGCCGGTTCACCTTCGCCTTCTTCGTGACCGCGATTCCGTTGTTCTTCGCGGGCTGCGCGGCGGGTTGGTTCGTGCTTCCGAACATCGTGAAGCTCATGACGGGGTTCGTTCCCGAAGGTTCTCTGTCGCTGCTCACGGCGAAGGAGTACATCGACTTCGTGCTGAAGCTCGTCGTCGCGATCGGCATCGCGTTCGTGGTGCCGGTCTTCATCGTGCTGCTGAATTTCGCGGGGGTGCTCAGCGCCGCGGCGATCATCAAGTCGTGGCGGGTCGCGATCCTCGTGATCGTGCTCTTCACCGCCATCGCGACCCCCTCTGCCGACGTCGTGTCGATGTTCATGCTCGCGATCCCGATGATCGGGCTGTACTTCCTCGCCTGGTTCCTGGCACACCTGCACGATCGACGAATCGAGCGGCGCAACCTGCGCGAGTTCGGGGAGCCGGTCTAG